cactagggatagggttccccttgtcctcacctaccatcctgccagcttccgggtccaacatataattctccataacttccaccacctccaatgggatcccaccaccaaacacatctttccctcccccccccttctgctttctgcagggctcgctccctacgcgactcccttgtccatttgtctcccccatcccttcccaccgctttccctcctggcacttatccttgtaagcagaacaagtgctacacatgcccttacacttcctccctcactaccattcagggccccagacagtccttccaggtgaggcaacacttcacctgtgagtcggctggtgagatatactgcgtctggtgctcccaatgcggacttctatatattggtgagtcctgacgcagactgggaggccgTTTCGCTGaatacctatgctctgtccgccagagaaagcaggatctcccagtggccacccatttttattccatgtcccattcccattatgatatatcaatccgtggcctcctctactgtcaagatgaagccacattcaggttggaggaacaacacctcatattccgtctgggtagcctccaacctgatggcatgaacattgatttctctaacttctgttaataaccctcctccccttcttacaccatcccttatttatttttatttcccttttttttcttctctctcacaatcactccttgcctgctctcatcttcctctgggctcccctccccctttctttctccctaggcctcctgtcccgtgatcctcccccttctccaactctattccttttcccactcacctttccagctcttagcttcttccctccccctcctgtcttctcctatcatttcagatctccccctccccctcccactttcaaatttcttagtagctcttctttcagttagtcctgacgaagggtctcggcccaaaacatcgactgtacttcttcctatagatgctgcctggcctgctgcgttccaccagcattttgtgcgtgttgcttgaatttccagcatctgcagatttccttgggTATAGATTTAAAGTAATTAGTAAAAGGATTAGAAGTCAGATGAGGAAATGTTATTATTCATTCAGAGGATGTTAGCTGTCTGAACATGACTGGCTGACAGGCTGGTAGGAGCCAAAATTCTCATCACATATAAGCTGTATTTGACATAGATTTGAAATTTGTGGACATGAAAACCCAATTCTGCTATTGAATGGATTGCTGAATAAACAGACAATATATTGAAATGTTACTTGGTGTATTATGCCAGTTATACTTCCTAGATGAAAATATTAATCAAAATTTAATATTATGTGTAGTATGTTAATATTGCAATATGAGTCTATAATATTTTTATGAATTTATATGACCTGGTAATTTATAtgaatctctgaatgcacacgtcaatccttgaagtggttgggctgcagcagcagaagaccacaagcatacactcaatggccaggaaatacctaataaagtgtacaTTGATGTGTTTAGTAGCATATATTCTTCTATTTCTCATCACCACAGATATTGCTGaataccaataaataaataattgaaaaGAACAATTGTAGCAAATATCATTGCAGAGTTCCCATATTATGTAGAAGTGGATTCTGAAGAAGGAACAAGTAGATACGTTAAGTAACAAGGACCTACAGTATTTCCCTTATCTAAAAGGTCAAAAACAAGTGTGTGTGTTGGGCGGGGTATAGATTTAAGGCAATTAGTAGAAAGATTAGAGGGGTGATGAGAAAATATCATTCTTCATCCGGAGGATGGGAGCAATCTGAACATCACTGGCTGACAGGCTGGTGGAGGCTGAAATTTAATCAGCACTCAACATGTATTTCAAAACTGTGGACATGAAAATCTAGTTCAGCTATTAATGGATTACAGACAGAATACATTGAAGAATTATTAGTATATTTTGCCAGTTATCATATTACCTGGGTGAACACGTTCAGCAAAATTCAATAGTATGTTAATATTGCAATGTGAGTCTAAAAGATATTCATGAATTTAAATATGACTTGGTCAAAATTATATTGTCAAGCATGTTGTGCGATTAGTCTTATACAGACAGATCCATGCATGATGAATGCTAGTCAAAGAATATAATGATATCTTCACAGACGCAACAATGATTTTCATGGATACTATTTCAAACTTTAAAAAAGTTGGATGAAACTTTGATGTTTTGCAAGTATATTGGTTGTACTAGGATGCATCTAATACAAAAGGAAAATTTGTAGATAGTCTATTTATTTATAAATTTTTGAACTTTCTGCtttcatcagaaattacagtgCTATGTTTCTCAAGTGTAACAGTCAGCAAGGAAAACAGTTCTGTGTTTATATCGCACCTTTAACTTAGTAAATCATTCTTATTTCTGAATACATTTCCCAGCTGTGTTCAGGGTATTAAGTGGATCCCTCAGATTTTTTATATTGTAGTCAGCTAAGAGTTTTAAGATTAACGTTGAATGGTGCTAGACATGACAGTGGAACTTGTTGTAGGCTTAATAAGTTTTTAGGTTATTTTACAGCACCTTTGCATGGTGTCCACAAGGCTTTTATTAGCAAGACATCGATAGAGGACGCCTCTGTTAAATGATACAGCATCTTTAGCTCTTCCCAGTAGTTTGAGTGAGACCCAGTTCATGATCATCAACAGGTATTGGACAATTATGTTGCAAAGATCTTTCCAGTTGACAATGATCTACTATCAAAGTATGGAATGAATTAGATTTATGAAAGAAAATATTTGCTGTGTTCCCTATATCTAATTCAGATTAAATAATACATTTTCAATACATTTAAAGATACTTAGTGATTGCCATTTGAATTCAGTGAGAATTTCTTGAAAGACCAAAGATAAAATGTTTCTAATTATGGTTTactattattactttattgtcgctaaacaattgatactagagcatacaatcatcacagaaatatttgattctacgctttgcgctccctggagtacaaatcagtagtaaatataataaaaatttaaattataaatcataaatagaaaaaagaaaatggaaagtaaggtagtgcaaaaaaaccgagaagcaggtctggatatttggagggtacgacctAGATCTgtgtcaggatccattcagcagtctgatcacagttggaaagaagctgttcccaaatctggctgtacgagtcttcaagctcctgagccttctcccggagggaaaggggacgaaaaatgtgttggctgggtgggtgtgtccttgattatcctggcagtactgctctgacagcgtgcggtgtaaagtgattcCAAGGACAGAacattggtttgtgtgatgtgctgggctgtgttcacgatcttctgcagcttcttctggtcttggacaggacgactcccataccaggttgtgatgcaccccagaagaatgctttctgcggtgcatctataaaaattagtgagagttttaggggacaggccaaatttctctagatttctcaggaagtaaaggcactggtgggccttcttggcaatggactctggttggttggaccaagtcaggtcatttgtgatattgactccgaggaacttaaagcttctgacctgttccacctgcgcaccaccgatgtaaattgggtcgtgtggtccgctactccttctgaagtcaacaaccaattccttcgtcttgctgacgttgagggataggttattgtcttcacagcatgtcaccaggttcttaatttcctctgtactcaaactcatcattacctgagatacagcctacaattgtagtgtcatcagcaatcttatatattgagttcgatgtaaacttggctacacaaccatgggtgtacagtgagtacagcagggggctgtgGTATAcggccttgtggggcaccggtgctcagagtgattgtagaggagagcttgtcccctatttttacagcctgggttctgtctgtgaggaagttgaaggtccagctgcagatctgagtgctaaggcccaggttccggagcttcggaatcagtttatttggaatgatggtattaaaggcagagctgtagtcaatgaaaaggagccttacatatgcatctttattctccaggtgttctaaggaggaacgtagggccagagaggtggcatctgccgttgacctgttgctccggtaggcaaactgcaaagcatcaaggttgaccggtaggctgtggttgatgtatgccataaccaatctctcgaagcacttcgtaacaattgatgtcagagccacaggtcgatagtcattcaggcatgccaccttgctcttctttggcaccaggattatcgttgccttcttaaaacacgaggggatcttagactgaagcaaggagcagttgaagatctcagcaaacactccagcaagcttgcttgcacaggcctggagaacccgtcccgggacgccatctgggcctgtcgccttccttggatttatcttcaggaaggccctgctaacgtcctcctcagtgacgatgaatctcaatgccaccaggtccggttaaTCCGGGGAgggcgggacgctcctcttctgttcgaatcttgtgtagaatatgttaagttcgtcaggaagagaagcgccacagttattgatattcccagccttttctttgtacCCAGTTAAATTAGACAATATGTTTTATTGAAGTTTGTCAGACTTACTGCTCTTACCTCACATTCCCAGATTAAATTTGCAATGTGATCTAGTCCTGTTTTTgttgtgtttaatattgtggTCAATTTAAAATATTCTTTACTATCATATGAGTACTTCTTTGAATTTTGTCCTTTAGATATTTCCTGTGGCTAATTATAACATTAATGAATAAAGTGACTCACAACTAATAACATTGAAAGATACTCTTGGTAGACAATGAATCAGCTCCTTTATTTAAATATGACATTCTTTATCGATGGCTCGGATGAATTACATATATACAGTTATAATTACTTGGTGCTTTGCTTGCTTACAAATGACTCTTGGAATGGTACGCTTCAGAAGTAACTAGGCTTTTAACAGTTACATCATAGGCCAGTTGGAACCAACGCACAGACATAAGTGGAGTCTATTGTACAAGAAGTGTATATTATCCATCATCAATGCCACCTGAAAATGCGTAATGGCTGTTTTGATGATTAAACAAAGGGTCAAAAATGTTATTCATAAAAACATTTAACACAGCACTGATGTAACTTGCTTGAATCATAAAACTAATTGGTTTGTATTGGATGTCATTTAGTAGGAATAATTCTAATGTTTAAGTTATATTTAGAGTTAAACCTGGTTTGTTACTTAACTATAATACCATAGATTTATTTCCAGGCACACAGGAAACCAACCAAATTTCAGTGCATATCTTTTTCTAAAGTAAAAGGTATTTTTTACACTTACACAAATGTTTTGCTATCTCTTCTACATATTGCTCATTTTAATTTTGCAATTATGGCAGTTTGTCAATATTGGCTAGTTTATTCCAACCCTCATTTGTGCCATGAAGTTGAGCCATTAAGCACTTCATAGTAGAGGCAATTATCATGGCCTCTCACTTTACATTTATGTATAACTATTATGATTTTCCCTATATGATTTAGTATTTCCTTCTCTTAGAGTTAGAATTTCAATTACTAATTTTTGGAGCTCTGTGAGTCAATTCAGAATACAGTGATTACCATTTGTGACGAAGTATTCCCATCAATTTAAAATTTGATTCAGAAGATATATTTCAGGATTGCCAATTATAACTGGTGAGAAACATGGAAGTCATCTTAAGTACTTCTTTTGCTTACTCAGTAATACATTTATTACTAATTCAGAAGATTAAGTACTTAATTCCTGCACCAGCAATTAAGCACACTGACAATGCAGTGAACTACTGATATTCTTAGGGTTACTATTTGTCAGATAAAATGTGAGAAAGAGTCTCTATTCGAGTCACAGATTCATAATGTTACTTATTCAATAGACAATTGCCCTTCAGCTGCCGTGGGCAATATTGTTCAGTAGGAAAAACAAGATTAGCTATCATTAACTTCATCACTTAAGGTGTTATATGACCAATTATATTAAGGTCAATCATTGACTGGGGTTATTACCTACTGGAAGAGACAACAGAGTACAACTTGTAAGAAAATGAGTCTACATATGTGGATTTAGGTCTCAGTTAAACTTCACATGATTAAAGTCACTTTGCTTAATGGAGGGGTTCATTCTCAGGACATTTGATCTGTCGGGGAGCAATGCAACCAGCATTATAACCTAGGTGTTTACTGGAGATGTGCGGAACTACTCCCCAGAGTTCATGAGAAGTTCAGCCTTTTTTGAATAAActatatagagaaaaaaatagaaGGAAACAGAAGGAGGTTACAGTTTTTTTGGAGAAAGGATACAAGGCAGTGTTGCTTAAATCTGTCAATATCTACTAATTTAAAGTATTTGTGTATCCCTGGACTCAGTCTagtacaattatgttgaaaaccTTGCAAACTATATTCTGGTATCAAGATTCAAATTGTGATCCTTAATGCATATGCCAGTTTGTAAGCCTCTCAGTTTATGCTATGCTTTAATAAATATTAACTTAATATGTTTACAGAATTTAACTTCATAACTCTATAAACCATTTGACTTTATCCCCTAGTTAAGAAGATGAAAAACTACTTTAACATACATATTTTAATTAGTAGCTGTAACCATTTGTGCTATATTTTACATGCAAATTTTATTGCTTACTGAGATATGAGCTATTGTCCTTCGATCTCAgtatgattgaatagcagagtggtTACAAGAGGCAAAATATTCCTGAATctatttgttatttttcttttgtaagTAAACTGCAAACTGCTTTGAAAGCTGCAAACTCACTCTGGTCATggcaatatacagtatttcaaaaCAGGTTAGATTGTCCATcctggtggaagtgtgggaaaacAGTAATAGACATGAAGCTTAACAAGGAGAGTTCTTTGACAATATAGAGGTGAGAGATAATTTTGTGAAAAGCATTTGAATATCTTTAGGAATTTTATTGCATTTCAAGTAAATTATATATACTTACAAAATGTATGCACATGCAGTATAAGTTACAACAGTTCTATATGGGGAAAGTGGCAGGCTAAGTTATCATTTTTAGTATGGAATTTACTAAGATGCCTGTTGAATATATTTTAAGTTCTATTTGGCCTGTGATTTTTTTCGAAGTGTCTCCTGAAAGAAGTCATTGCAGGCAACAGTTAGAGCAGCAACTAAAATAACAAATTCATTGAAATCCACCTCATTGTCTCTATTGGAATCGAGATCTTTCATGATATTGTCCACTAGTGATGGATCCTTCTGAGCCTGAAAAGAAAGAAGACTGATTAGTCATTTAGCATAATAGGCATTACATTATTAAAATACCACGAAATAGAATTGCCAATTATTCAAAAGTTATCCAATGACCCAGAAAATACAGCTGATTATTTAAAAATTGATCATAGTAgcacagagtgaaaaataaataataaaacttCTATGAAAGTTTACACATAAATTTCAACGGTAGGGTATTGTTAATCACCACCGATAAACTCATATATCATTAAATGTCACAAGTATTCCCAAAGATAGGATATGAATGAATTAATGTTTCTTTAGCCCTATGTAACATGGAAAATGGTCAGCTGGTGTTCACACCAGACATAGAGGTGAGttgtcctgggttcgaatctggcccactccttgcatgctttccatctgtgctgattTGAGCATTGAGATAGCAACCCGGCCTCATAAAAAATAGACAAGTACTAAGGAAATGGCAAAGACTACCACCTAGTGTGCCACAaggcatggagaggaacaaaaacaaaatggaaaTTAAAACTTAAAATAAAATGATAAAGCTACCATAATGGGCTACCACAATAGGCTACCAAGATATGCATCAGTTTTGAACAAATAATAGTTCTGGTGATAAAAGTGATTTACTGAAATAATAGAATTATTTAATCACATGTATTTACCATTCCCTCCGTAAAGCTGTGCTTCCATTACTGATTCATGTAGATATATCAATTGTGCTTTTGGTTTACATACTAGCTCATAAGCATTTTGCAACAAATTATTTTTTCTGGAATTGAAAATTGTCAGTCTTAGATTGATTGATTGAATATTGGGACTATGTGTTAGCAGAAGCCATGGGGATCATTTGAACTTAAACCAACCAGCAGGCAAAGTTAAGATCAGGATCATAACCCCATCTTACATTCAGCCCCATATTAACCAGAGGTTAAGTATCATTGGTGAGAAGTAGTTCATTTGTTTAAGTTAAGATTACTTCCAGTGAATTAGGTGTTACCTTCTGCCACTATGAATgacttgaagttttcagacgaacTTGAACAATTGGAGAGCTGCAATTATAGGCTTGTTAGTTCTTGATAATGCTCATTGTACACCTCACAGAAACTCAAATATGCCGACCTTAAACTGTTTTCATTTCCCCCAGTTTTCTGGGCATTCAAACAAGCTGAATTGTGTGAAAGTTTATTTCCTTCAGTGATAGATATTTCTGCTGATAATAAGTAGGCTACACTGGTTGTAAATACATTTGGTAGTTTTAATTTCCCTCCTATGATTCTTCCCTAggtgctggaatttagaatgaaTAGTAAAGAAGTTGATGAGGTTTACTTGAATAATGTCCCTAAACTTTGCCACCTTGATGCAAGATTTGAAATATTTTGCACTGACCAAAATCTATCAGCAGCTGCCATTAAACCCTGGAGCTGACTGTATTTCAGCTGTTAGAGTAAGAGAATATTGCTATACAAACAGATTGAGCCTTTGTCTGCTATCATCGCCAATAAAATTTATAATAGAAAATGCTTGAAATGTGTAGTGCGTTGTTTAGCATCTAAAAAAAACCTAAGTGGCAGGATAATGTTTGTGTTGACCCTCAACTCCAATGACATGCCATTTTACTCATTTGCTGATATTGACTCATCCTTATCTGCCTTTAACCTCCTCAAAAATAGAAACTATTCATTTAAAGTAGTTATATTAGGCTACTTTTAATTCAGCTGATCTCACACCTACCTCTGGGCTATTAGTGGGGTTAGAGACCAATACAGATGTTATAACAAGACCCTGCTTCCAACACGTATATTGTATCACTGCATGCAATTATTGTAATGTATTTCAGTTTGAAAAATAATACATATTTGAGTTTATTTATTTGGATATTTCATTttaaaacatttgaaaattttttttCCAGAAGTTAACTTCCACCTGAAAAATCACAATTCAATCAGCTATCTGCTATAGCCATTTATTTGACATTTGAAATtctgagggagaaggggagaatggGGCAGGAATTTTGAATTCTAAGCCCTCAGTTATTGAGTCACGCAACATAAAAACAAGCCCTTCCAATCTCTGAACCTGCACTGACCATCGAGCACCCATTTTTAATAATcctagtggcatcagtgccgtacttcgggacgaaaggtcctgagtttgaatccagccggctcccctacacgctttccatccgtgctgggttatgagctggtgatctctttggaaactcaccctgctgaaggcaatggcaaaccactgatGTAATTTGCCTCATACACGGTTCCCCACCacgtcagagaggcatggagggaaagcatccgctaaccggagaaactccggatgtgatATACCTTTCCTTTACAGGAATCCACTTTGTTCTCTCGACATTCCTGTCAGCTTCCCCCAGATTCTATCACCCACCAACACGTTGGGAGCAAGTTATAGTGGACAATTAATCCACCACCCCAAACTTCTGTGGGATGTGTGAGGACAGGGGAGCACTTTGAAGAAATCCACTTGGTCACAGGAGCGAATTCCACACCAATAACATCGGATGTCAGGGTTGAGCCCAGTGGCTGGAGCTGTGAGGAAGCAGCTCTGTTAGCTGCTTCACTACGTGGCCCTCGGCAAACCCACCATACATCACACACTGACAGTAAAGGGAGAAGTAAACAACACCAGATATGGAAATTGGAATCTTTAACTGGAACAACAATTTATTCAAAGCTCATATGGAGACCAGGTCCACTAATCCCCAGCATTAACAGGCCATAAAGCCCAGGCTTTTATTGATTTGCTCCTTGAGAGCTTTATTAGCTCTGATGAATGATCTTTGATCTGACTCTTTAACTCTTTTTCTGCTCCCAGAGATGCTACTTGAGCTGCTgggtgtttctagcattttctactCTGGTTTCAGTCTTCTGGCATCTTCAGTTTTTTTAGATTTtaacatttatttattcatttattgagacacagtgcagataaggcccttccagccctttgaaccatGCTGCTCAGCAACCCCCGAGTTCACCAaagcctaaccacgggacaatttacaatgatcaattaacctaccaaatggtatgtctttgtactgtgggaggaagtgagagcacctggtggaaacccactCCGTCACGAGGAGAAGGTAAaagcttacagacagtggtgggaattgaacccatgttgctggtactgtaaagcatcgtgctaacctCTACGCTACCGTGTGCCCATTTTTTTGAAGCTCAGTCACCTTCTACTTCTCTGGATCGATACACATGTGAATTGGCTAACTTTCCCTATAGAACATGCCTCCAGAATTCCTAGTGCTAAATTGCTGTTGATGCTATCCCAGTTTTCAGATATAACCTATAGAAAGATGGTTGGATGACTGAAGAAACCCTTGGAGAATTAACTCTCTCACTAATTATGCATTTCCCAAAGGATTTTGTCAATCTGCTGCCATTAatgaaagcttgcagtgggatctggactagctggaaaaatggcagatgaaattgaaTGCGGAGAAGTTGGTTGGACCAACTACACTAGGTAAGCATTAGGACActgtggagtgtggtagaacaggaagatctgggaatacatgtccataattccttgaaagtggtgtcacaagtggATCATTAAtaaaaacttttggcacattggccttcattaagtcaatgtattgagtatttaagttaggatgttatgttgaaatgttATAAAATgtcagtgaggcctaatttggagtattgtgcccagttttggtcacctacctaaaggaaagatgcaaataagattggaataatgcagagaaaatttacaaggatgttgctggaacttggggacctgagttatagggaaagattgaataggttaggactttattctctagaatttataagattgaagggagatttgatagaggtatccaaattctgaggggtatagatagggtaaatgcaagcaggcttttttcactgaggttggatgagactacaactagaggacaTGTGTTAAGTgtcaaaggtgaaatatttaaggtgagcatgagggggaacttcttcactcagaggatagtgACAGtatagaatgaactgccagtgcaagtggtgaatgtggggttgattttaacatttaggagaaatttaGATAGGAACGTGGATGGAGGGCTATGCTCTGGGTGCAGGCAAAATGGGACCAGGCAGACTAATGGGACGAGGGAGATTAATGGTTCAGTAAAAactatgatgggctgaagggcttgtttctgtgttgtagtgttctatgactctatgatgagATCTGGCACAGCAGAAACTGATTCACCCCTACAGGCATTCTTATGGACTAATGCTTTACCTTCACTTATAAAGATTAAATGTACAACTTTGTagctgaagataaatccaagatAATTCCATTGAGAGCTAATTAGGAAATAAACCTTTCGGAACTAATCAATAGTTCACTTTATTGGATTTAAACTTTAAAAGCCCAAATTTGCCTGGTACAACTAAAACAttagcaacacaaaatgctgcaggaactcagcaggccaggcagaatcttatgtttactgttttccatagatgctgcctggcctgctgagttccttcagcattttgagtgtgttgcttgaatttccagcacctgtagatttTCCTCGGCTTTTAACGCATATGGAGAAAATAACTAAAAGCTGTTGGGATTGATTGCTATCATTGCAATTCATTCTTTCCTGTGATGATGAAGAGCCTTTGAAACATGTCCACCCACCATTCCATTCCAGGTTGCAAAGCTAGTCCTATGGTGATATTGGATTGGAGGTTCGAGGACTTTGACCCAGCGAAGTAGCAGTGCAGTATTTCCAAATATAAGCTGCTCAGCAGCAAGAAATGTACACCTGAAAACCCTCAGCTTTGGTAGCAGCAGTATGCCATTACCTCTGCTGGTCATCCAACAAAAGGGAGGAGCTCGTCACGGATGGAAACAGAACACCTAACGCTCAGACGCATGAACCAGTCATTTCATTTGTAACTTCTAAAATGTATAACCAAATATCCAGTGATTCACAAAAATGGAATACTCCCATCTCAAACTTATCTTCAGCAACTAATTAGCTGAAACACTGGAGAAATATTATTAAAAATTaaggttatttatttatatcattTTTCTCAGGATTTGGTTAGTATCCCTCACAGGGTATGGTTGTACGTCAGAGGGACATTACAGAAGGTTCAGAACTGATAGATAACACGCTGTTTTGCTTATCCATGGTTGAATGTAACCAGTAATTGTTTACAGCAATTAATTGCAACTAATTGATACAGAAATCAACATTGCTtttggtgacccaggttcagttcctgcctcTACTTGCAAGGaatttctatgttctccccatgacagcgcGGATTTCCTccggtgctccgatttcctcccacagtccatcgACTGGAAggctaattggtgattgtaaattatcccatgattaggcaagggttaaatcagaggttgctggTGGCGTGGCCCAATGGGCCGGAAAAACCTATTCCGCGCTGTAtcccaacaaataaataaaccgGGATAATTTTCACGTGTGTGAGTGGACATCATGTAATAAATTGTCAAATAACTCAATAAGATGTTGCACAAGAGATACTTTTGTAATAACAAAACTTAT
The DNA window shown above is from Mobula birostris isolate sMobBir1 chromosome 5, sMobBir1.hap1, whole genome shotgun sequence and carries:
- the s100z gene encoding protein S100-Z, with the translated sequence MPSQLEGAMDSLIQVFHKYSGKEGDKYKLNKGELKDLLHHELQHFLVAQKDPSLVDNIMKDLDSNRDNEVDFNEFVILVAALTVACNDFFQETLRKKSQAK